From a region of the Lactuca sativa cultivar Salinas chromosome 4, Lsat_Salinas_v11, whole genome shotgun sequence genome:
- the LOC111892199 gene encoding vegetative cell wall protein gp1-like, with protein sequence MVVQHHILVFIWLSLLLVTSSISEPISTDHHRQFDVDKRTINRSPVRSRGRARSRGGGGGRRVGGGGQRVGGGGRSRNGGGSLNCDPLYEYLFGRCGQWPFSRTSPNNPFLSRPSPRRPPPLPPPVIPSPPPAVPPPSPAPASPSPPPPVVPSPPPPDPSPPPPLVASPPPPVPTPPVLSPPPDYTLPPAVPELPPGNPFQAPPLVPISFSPPWIGDFSPPSPIVPISFSPPADNTNPPDFSFLPPLVPIFSPPQGGTGTLPELPPIVDPGQQFPPVVDPGQPFPPVVDPGQQFPPELNPGQQFPPVIDPGQQFPPAFDPGQQFPPQLPFTFTPPVEWATPLPGIEQSPEIIMPPPVDENPMTEGQPLFSTSTPETREVPLDLPPEGMDSPPLA encoded by the coding sequence ATGGTGGTGCAACACCACATTCTAGTGTTCATATGGCTTTCATTACTCTTGGTTACTTCGTCTATTTCCGAACCCATCTCCACCGATCACCACCGTCAGTTTGATGTGGACAAGAGAACAATAAATCGATCTCCGGTGAGGAGCCGTGGAAGAGCACGTAGccgtggtggtggcggtggtcgaAGGGTGGGTGGCGGTGGTCAaagggtgggtggtggtggtagatCAAGAAACGGAGGTGGATCATTAAACTGTGACCCATTGTACGAGTATCTATTTGGAAGATGTGGTCAATGGCCTTTCTCTCGTACTTCCCCTAACAACCCTTTTTTATCCCGGCCTTCCCCTCGCCGTCCGCCACCTTTACCTCCACCGGTAATCCCGTCTCCGCCACCTGCTGTTCCACCTCCATCTCCTGCGCCTgcttcaccatcaccaccacctcccGTGGTTCCTTCTCCTCCTCCACCTGATCCATCGCCTCCGCCGCCACTTGttgcttcaccaccaccaccggtcCCAACTCCACCTGTTTTGTCTCCACCTCCAGACTACACCCTTCCTCCTGCCGTACCTGAACTACCTCCTGGTAATCCGTTTCAGGCCCCACCATTGGTCCCAATATCGTTTTCGCCGCCTTGGATTGGTGATTTTAGTCCTCCGTCGCCGATAGTTCCTATATCATTCTCACCACCAGCCGACAATACCAATCCGCCGGACTTCTCTTTCCTGCCACCACTCGTTCCTATATTTTCTCCACCGCAAGGAGGCACCGGAACACTTCCAGAGTTGCCGCCGATTGTCGATCCTGGACAGCAGTTTCCGCCGGTAGTTGACCCTGGACAACCGTTTCCGCCGGTAGTTGACCCTGGACAGCAGTTTCCACCGGAACTCAACCCCGGACAACAATTTCCACCCGTAATTGACCCTGGACAACAGTTTCCACCGGCATTCGACCCTGGCCAACAGTTTCCACCGCAACTGCCGTTTACGTTTACACCTCCGGTAGAATGGGCAACGCCATTACCGGGGATAGAGCAGTCGCCAGAAATCATAATGCCACCACCGGTGGATGAGAATCCAATGACAGAAGGGCAGCCGTTGTTTTCAACGAGTACGCCGGAAACACGAGAGGTTCCGTTGGATCTGCCACCAGAAGGGATGGATTCTCCCCCGCTAGCTTAA